The Nitrosomonas sp. sh817 genome includes a window with the following:
- the nadA gene encoding quinolinate synthase NadA, protein MLQTAIDFEKYEQLQDEACTQRIIAAKKTLGDRAVILAHHYQRADVYRHADLTGDSLKLSFLAAQTDADYLVFCGVHFMAEVADMLSSPEQIAILPDMAAGCSMADMANLANVERAWRELAEVLDPDEVITPVTYINSSADLKAFCGEHGGIVCTSSNAGKVLQWSFKQREKVLFFPDQHLGRWSGHQSGISLEQMPVWNFDEPMGGLTREQIKNAKILLWKGHCSVHQMFQPHHIIRFRNQYPDGIVISHPECSFEVCKASDYVGSTEYIIKTIAAAESGTRWLVGTELNLVSRITEEFKSQGKIIQFMSPMVCMCSTMARIDPQHLAWTLENLVSGNVVNQIKVPETEARLARIALDRMLKIS, encoded by the coding sequence ATGCTCCAGACAGCAATCGATTTTGAGAAGTATGAGCAGTTACAGGATGAAGCCTGCACACAGCGCATCATCGCGGCTAAAAAAACGTTGGGGGATCGCGCTGTCATTCTGGCGCATCATTATCAACGCGCGGATGTTTACCGGCACGCGGATTTAACCGGCGATTCTTTAAAGCTCTCTTTCCTGGCTGCGCAGACTGACGCCGATTATCTGGTTTTTTGCGGCGTGCACTTCATGGCGGAAGTTGCGGATATGCTTTCAAGCCCTGAACAAATCGCTATTTTGCCGGACATGGCCGCCGGCTGTTCAATGGCCGATATGGCTAACCTGGCAAATGTTGAACGCGCTTGGCGAGAGCTTGCCGAAGTGCTTGATCCTGATGAAGTGATTACACCGGTTACCTATATAAATTCCTCAGCCGATCTGAAAGCTTTTTGCGGTGAACATGGCGGCATCGTTTGCACCTCCAGCAACGCTGGCAAAGTGCTGCAGTGGTCGTTCAAGCAACGGGAAAAAGTATTGTTCTTTCCCGACCAGCATCTAGGCCGCTGGAGCGGCCATCAGTCAGGCATTTCACTGGAACAAATGCCGGTATGGAACTTTGACGAACCGATGGGCGGGTTGACACGGGAACAAATCAAGAACGCCAAGATATTGCTTTGGAAAGGCCACTGTTCGGTGCATCAAATGTTTCAACCGCACCACATTATCCGCTTTCGCAATCAATATCCCGATGGCATCGTCATCTCGCATCCCGAATGCAGTTTTGAAGTATGCAAGGCATCCGATTACGTCGGCTCCACCGAATACATCATTAAAACCATCGCGGCGGCTGAAAGCGGAACTCGCTGGCTGGTCGGCACCGAATTGAATCTCGTCAGCCGGATCACCGAAGAATTCAAATCGCAAGGAAAAATTATTCAGTTCATGTCGCCGATGGTTTGCATGTGCTCCACGATGGCTCGAATCGATCCGCAGCATCTGGCTTGGACACTGGAAAACCTTGTCAGCGGCAATGTCGTGAATCAAATCAAGGTTCCCGAGACTGAAGCCAGACTGGCCAGAATCGCATTAGACCGGATGCTGAAGATTTCATAA
- the smbP gene encoding small metal-binding protein SmbP, with amino-acid sequence MKLIGLILAMLISAPISANESVAATGETTALITEAIDHAETAQIHGKAGHTSTLLEYAQESLTHAQAAEKKLANTSPHLNESIKHLNEAIENAKQNHPETATRHMEKAIEQMRLSITN; translated from the coding sequence ATGAAGTTAATTGGATTGATATTAGCAATGTTGATTAGCGCACCTATTTCCGCTAATGAATCTGTTGCAGCAACGGGAGAAACCACTGCATTAATAACCGAGGCAATCGACCACGCCGAAACTGCTCAAATACACGGCAAAGCCGGTCATACCAGCACACTGCTGGAATATGCGCAAGAAAGCCTTACTCATGCACAAGCTGCAGAAAAAAAACTTGCCAATACGTCGCCACATCTGAATGAATCCATTAAACACCTAAACGAAGCGATTGAAAATGCCAAGCAAAATCATCCGGAGACTGCGACTCGACACATGGAAAAAGCCATCGAACAAATGCGCCTTTCAATCACAAACTAA
- the tnpA gene encoding IS200/IS605 family transposase — MDYRYGSHTVYQIEYHFVWVTKYRYKILKGEVAERVRELVRQTCEAFEIGIVQGVVSKDHVHILVSCPPEMAPSEIMRRLKGRTSSYLFEEFPHLKKRYWGRHFWARGYFCVTVGQMTEEMIKQYLEHHFEPNPNDNFKMEPE, encoded by the coding sequence ATGGATTATAGATATGGAAGTCATACGGTTTATCAGATTGAATATCATTTTGTATGGGTAACGAAGTATAGATATAAGATTCTGAAGGGAGAAGTAGCAGAACGAGTACGAGAGTTGGTTCGTCAGACGTGTGAAGCATTTGAAATCGGAATTGTACAGGGTGTAGTAAGTAAGGATCATGTGCATATTCTGGTGAGTTGTCCGCCGGAGATGGCTCCGAGTGAGATCATGAGGCGGCTAAAAGGACGAACATCGAGCTATCTGTTTGAAGAATTTCCTCACTTGAAGAAGCGGTACTGGGGAAGGCATTTTTGGGCGCGAGGGTATTTCTGCGTGACAGTAGGTCAGATGACAGAAGAGATGATCAAACAATACTTGGAGCATCATTTTGAGCCAAATCCAAACGACAATTTTAAAATGGAGCCGGAATAA
- a CDS encoding DUF971 domain-containing protein, which translates to MAGLTKNTPIPIEIKLHQKSRILDIAFSDGKIFHYSCEFLRVHSPSAEVCGHSPGQEVLQTGKKMINIKKIVPVGNYAIQLDFTDGHNTGLYSWDLLYSYGLNQDKMWQRYLQRLAEAGASRESGSE; encoded by the coding sequence ATGGCAGGTTTGACAAAAAACACTCCTATTCCCATAGAAATAAAGCTGCATCAAAAATCCAGAATATTGGATATCGCTTTCTCCGATGGAAAAATTTTTCATTACTCATGCGAATTTTTGCGAGTCCATTCACCTTCTGCCGAAGTATGCGGCCATAGTCCAGGACAAGAAGTGCTGCAAACCGGCAAAAAAATGATCAACATCAAAAAAATTGTACCTGTTGGCAATTATGCCATACAGCTCGATTTTACCGATGGCCATAATACCGGACTGTATTCTTGGGATTTACTATATAGCTACGGATTGAATCAAGATAAAATGTGGCAACGTTATCTACAACGTTTAGCGGAAGCTGGTGCCAGCCGGGAATCTGGTAGCGAATAG
- a CDS encoding L-threonylcarbamoyladenylate synthase: MYPFKGQQQSNQLPGQSEQIAAAARIIREGGTVAFPTETVYGLGADATNPDAIRKIYEIKQRPFDHPLIVHIASISDLAYWAEAIPETAYDLADRFWPGPLTLILQRSHRISDCITGGQDTVGLRIPAHPTALALLKALGPEKALAAPSANRFGRISPTSAAHVRQELGNSADMILDGGDCEVGLESTIISFHEHEPLILRPGGITPAELAEALGRPIAVSTRCTIRSSGSLPAHYAPSTPLRLFPATELWRQATALAAQNLRILAITWSSTGKPQAANQSFEQFRMPADPIQYGKQLYANLRRFDQAGFDYLLVETPPNDFQWLAITDRLQRASFHFSDNQGEQL, from the coding sequence ATGTATCCGTTTAAAGGTCAACAACAATCCAATCAACTTCCCGGTCAATCGGAACAAATTGCCGCTGCTGCCCGGATAATACGCGAAGGCGGCACCGTTGCGTTTCCCACCGAAACCGTCTACGGTCTCGGTGCCGACGCCACAAATCCCGATGCCATTCGCAAGATTTACGAAATCAAGCAACGCCCCTTCGATCACCCATTGATTGTGCACATCGCGTCAATTTCCGACCTTGCTTATTGGGCTGAGGCGATACCGGAAACTGCCTATGATTTAGCCGATCGTTTCTGGCCGGGTCCGTTAACGCTTATTTTACAGCGCAGCCACCGCATTTCTGATTGCATAACAGGCGGACAAGATACGGTGGGTTTACGCATACCCGCGCATCCGACCGCATTAGCTTTATTAAAAGCTCTGGGGCCGGAAAAAGCATTGGCTGCGCCGTCGGCTAATCGATTTGGCCGGATCAGCCCGACTTCCGCCGCGCATGTCCGACAGGAGCTTGGGAACAGTGCCGATATGATCTTAGATGGTGGTGACTGCGAAGTAGGGTTAGAAAGCACGATCATAAGCTTTCATGAGCATGAACCGTTGATTTTACGGCCCGGAGGAATTACACCCGCCGAGCTTGCGGAAGCACTGGGAAGGCCAATCGCTGTCTCAACCCGCTGCACCATCCGCTCGTCCGGATCATTGCCCGCACACTACGCACCGTCAACTCCGCTAAGATTATTTCCTGCAACAGAGCTGTGGCGCCAAGCAACCGCATTAGCCGCACAAAACTTGCGCATACTGGCAATCACATGGTCAAGTACCGGGAAACCCCAAGCTGCGAATCAATCATTCGAGCAATTCCGCATGCCCGCCGATCCAATTCAATATGGCAAACAACTTTATGCAAATTTACGCCGGTTCGATCAGGCAGGATTTGATTACTTACTGGTTGAGACACCCCCAAATGATTTTCAATGGCTCGCGATCACCGATCGGCTGCAGCGAGCAAGCTTTCATTTTTCTGATAACCAAGGAGAACAACTTTAA
- the ubiE gene encoding bifunctional demethylmenaquinone methyltransferase/2-methoxy-6-polyprenyl-1,4-benzoquinol methylase UbiE: MSKTTHFGFNTVAEEEKAGRVAEVFHSVAERYNLMNDLMSMGLHRLWKRFAIQASGVRMGDKVLDIAGGTGDLSALFLQKVGSSGEVWLTDINNSMLSIGRDRMIDDGTPTPVAQCDAEKLPFPDNYFNCVSVAFGLRNMTRKEIALKEMLRVLKPGGVIIVLEFSKVWKPLQSAYDAYSFKILPAMGKVITNDAESYRYLAESIRMHPAQLELQELMQQSGFDRVEFFNLTAGIVALHRGYKF; encoded by the coding sequence ATGAGCAAAACAACCCATTTTGGTTTTAACACTGTTGCTGAAGAAGAAAAGGCCGGCAGAGTTGCAGAAGTATTTCATTCCGTAGCCGAGCGCTACAATTTGATGAATGACTTAATGTCGATGGGACTTCATCGCTTATGGAAGCGATTTGCAATTCAAGCGAGCGGCGTCAGAATGGGCGATAAAGTGCTGGATATTGCTGGTGGCACAGGCGATCTCAGCGCATTATTCTTACAAAAAGTAGGCAGCTCCGGAGAAGTCTGGTTAACCGATATTAATAATTCCATGCTTTCCATCGGTCGTGACCGTATGATTGACGACGGCACGCCGACTCCTGTTGCGCAGTGCGATGCCGAGAAATTACCCTTTCCGGATAATTATTTTAATTGCGTCAGTGTCGCTTTCGGTCTCAGAAATATGACGCGTAAGGAAATAGCGCTAAAAGAGATGCTGCGTGTTCTCAAACCTGGGGGAGTTATTATTGTGTTAGAGTTCTCAAAAGTCTGGAAACCTTTGCAATCCGCCTATGACGCATACTCGTTCAAAATACTCCCGGCGATGGGAAAAGTAATCACTAATGATGCAGAAAGTTATCGTTATCTGGCTGAATCGATCCGTATGCATCCTGCACAACTTGAGTTACAGGAACTCATGCAGCAATCCGGTTTTGATCGCGTAGAATTTTTCAACCTGACTGCAGGTATCGTTGCATTACACCGTGGATACAAATTTTGA
- a CDS encoding response regulator transcription factor produces MAPKIAHVDDDADIRESVQRILTKNGYDVDSYLSMQEFIDSLEDESKRPDLAILDVMVESMDSGLTTYAAIHKRFPKIQAIFLTSLGDMIRPYFENGSHEWVCIMEKPVEPMSLLATINDRLKQPGNAA; encoded by the coding sequence ATGGCACCAAAAATTGCACATGTTGATGACGATGCGGATATCCGAGAATCCGTTCAACGAATATTAACTAAAAACGGCTACGATGTTGACAGTTATTTGTCTATGCAAGAGTTTATCGATTCCTTGGAAGACGAGAGTAAGCGACCGGATCTGGCTATTCTTGATGTTATGGTTGAGTCGATGGATTCAGGATTGACAACCTATGCAGCAATTCATAAACGTTTCCCAAAAATACAAGCTATTTTTTTGACGTCTTTAGGCGATATGATAAGACCCTATTTTGAAAATGGATCGCATGAATGGGTCTGCATCATGGAAAAACCCGTTGAGCCGATGAGTTTGCTCGCAACTATCAATGACCGCTTAAAGCAACCTGGAAATGCTGCATAA
- the tnpA gene encoding IS200/IS605 family transposase, with the protein MDYRYGSHTVYQIEYHFVWVTKYRYKILKGEVAERVRELVRQTCEAFEMRIVQGVVSKDHVHILVSCPPEMAPSEIMRRLKGRTSSYLFEEFPHLKKRYWGRHFWARGYFCVTVGQMTEEMIKQYLEHHFEPNPNDNFKMEPE; encoded by the coding sequence ATGGATTATAGATATGGAAGTCATACGGTTTATCAGATTGAATATCATTTTGTATGGGTAACGAAGTATAGATATAAGATTCTGAAGGGAGAAGTAGCAGAACGAGTACGAGAGTTGGTTCGTCAGACGTGTGAAGCATTTGAAATGAGAATTGTACAGGGTGTAGTAAGTAAGGATCATGTGCATATTCTGGTGAGTTGTCCGCCGGAGATGGCTCCGAGTGAGATCATGAGGCGGCTAAAAGGACGAACATCGAGCTATCTGTTTGAAGAATTTCCTCACTTGAAGAAGCGGTACTGGGGAAGGCATTTTTGGGCGCGAGGGTATTTCTGCGTGACAGTAGGTCAGATGACAGAAGAGATGATCAAACAATACTTGGAGCATCATTTTGAGCCAAATCCAAACGACAATTTTAAAATGGAGCCGGAATAA
- the clsB gene encoding cardiolipin synthase ClsB, translated as MSKFHFVEGNQISLLHNGEEYFPVLEAAIETARFEIHIETYIFELDAVGTKIAAALTRAVQRGVTVYLLLDGFGSQNLSKETINNLLQAGIKILIFRPELIFARLGRYRLRRMHRKLVMIDAHTAFIGGINIIDDEDNPEHLTPRFDYAVVVTGPLLLQIHKAIKHLWMLVAWAHLKKRWITPDAVAPAGTRCGNHKAAFVIRDNWRHRHDIEHAYLEAINQAKTEIIIANAYFLPGRKFSNALKHAVKRGVSVELLLQGKIEYRLQYHATQALYENLLKSGIKIYEYNRSYLHAKVAVIDQYWVTVGSSNIDPFSLLLAREANVLIENQDIASELRISLRTAITKESVAVTPADNKFFSWRNFIINWLCFYFVRTLQGVLGYDWYDNQQ; from the coding sequence ATGTCAAAGTTTCATTTTGTTGAAGGCAATCAGATCTCGTTATTGCATAACGGCGAAGAATACTTTCCAGTGCTCGAAGCCGCAATCGAAACAGCGCGATTTGAAATACATATTGAGACGTATATTTTTGAATTGGATGCGGTCGGTACCAAAATAGCCGCTGCTTTAACACGCGCGGTGCAGCGCGGTGTCACCGTTTACCTGCTTCTAGATGGATTCGGTTCACAGAATTTGTCCAAAGAAACCATTAACAACCTGTTGCAAGCCGGTATTAAGATCCTGATTTTCAGACCTGAACTTATTTTTGCAAGACTTGGCCGTTACCGGTTGCGGCGAATGCATCGCAAACTGGTAATGATCGATGCTCACACCGCGTTCATCGGCGGAATTAATATCATTGATGACGAGGATAATCCGGAGCATCTGACGCCTCGCTTCGATTATGCGGTTGTAGTCACAGGACCCTTACTATTACAGATCCATAAAGCCATTAAGCATCTATGGATGCTGGTTGCCTGGGCTCACTTGAAGAAGCGCTGGATTACGCCGGATGCTGTAGCGCCAGCCGGCACACGTTGCGGAAATCACAAAGCGGCTTTTGTTATCCGTGATAATTGGCGTCATCGCCATGATATCGAACATGCTTACCTGGAAGCCATCAACCAGGCAAAAACAGAGATTATTATCGCAAATGCTTATTTCCTGCCGGGAAGAAAATTCAGCAATGCTTTGAAGCATGCGGTTAAGCGTGGAGTGAGCGTTGAACTGTTATTGCAAGGAAAAATCGAATACCGTTTACAGTATCATGCAACCCAAGCGCTATACGAAAATCTATTGAAGTCGGGAATAAAAATTTATGAATACAACCGCAGCTATCTGCATGCGAAGGTCGCTGTGATCGATCAATATTGGGTCACTGTAGGCTCTTCCAACATTGATCCGTTTAGTTTGCTGCTGGCGCGCGAAGCCAATGTTCTTATTGAAAACCAAGATATCGCGTCGGAATTAAGAATCAGTTTAAGAACCGCAATCACGAAAGAATCTGTCGCAGTAACCCCGGCTGACAATAAATTTTTTTCCTGGCGAAATTTTATAATCAATTGGCTATGCTTTTATTTTGTCCGCACCCTGCAAGGTGTGCTTGGCTATGATTGGTATGACAATCAGCAATAA
- a CDS encoding HAMP domain-containing sensor histidine kinase — MAITEFSWNKPSNQNILLEIKGDKLKLSDDVLISNIRWFITFRWILIVTLVFFEILMLSAADTLAQFGISDQNKWPIAIIVVLIIANISYLFALDHCRPSKYNSPSINLWIQIIVDLLCLSVVVHYIGSTTTPISFFYVLHIALACIFFSTRESLYVTILVCFMDTIVILVDNFFITQTPLSTLISSRLSFESERVESALLWMFFLDTLFIIVWYVVSRLSLIVRAHERHLLDAYKQINQAQVEKDQYALLITHQLKSPLDAIRSKINLIKDGYLGETSTEVATALEQMDVRAKNMSGLILDLLRLERLKDTCLDTAVFEPVEIQTVLQKCIEKLTPVANSKQVALNLSVKNFICNVIPDQLGILLENIISNAVTYSHENSCVEITSEIDELNHSAHITITDHGIGIESKDLPNIFNEYFYSPRAAMHNKATSGIGLSIVKIAAENNKLKIKVASEPGTGTSFSIIFNDIEIPAERIAALPI, encoded by the coding sequence ATGGCAATCACCGAGTTTTCTTGGAATAAGCCGAGTAATCAAAATATTCTGCTAGAAATCAAAGGAGACAAGCTCAAGCTCAGTGATGATGTTTTAATCAGCAATATCCGCTGGTTTATCACTTTTCGCTGGATTTTGATAGTCACACTTGTTTTTTTTGAGATCTTGATGCTTTCTGCGGCCGATACCTTGGCGCAGTTTGGTATCAGTGATCAAAATAAATGGCCCATCGCGATCATTGTTGTATTGATAATTGCCAATATCTCCTATTTATTCGCTTTAGACCATTGCCGTCCCAGTAAATACAACTCCCCTTCTATTAATCTGTGGATCCAGATTATTGTTGATCTCCTCTGTTTATCGGTTGTGGTTCATTATATCGGGAGCACCACCACGCCTATTTCGTTTTTCTACGTGTTGCACATCGCCCTCGCGTGTATTTTTTTCTCAACAAGAGAAAGTCTGTATGTAACGATACTGGTCTGTTTTATGGACACAATCGTAATCCTCGTCGATAATTTTTTTATTACACAAACACCCCTTTCAACATTGATTAGCAGCCGCCTCTCTTTCGAATCCGAGCGGGTAGAGAGCGCGCTGCTATGGATGTTTTTTCTTGATACGCTATTTATTATCGTCTGGTATGTAGTCTCAAGACTTTCATTGATTGTGCGCGCTCACGAACGTCATCTCTTGGATGCTTATAAGCAAATCAATCAAGCGCAAGTCGAAAAGGATCAATATGCATTACTAATCACCCATCAATTGAAATCCCCGCTTGATGCGATTCGCAGCAAAATTAATCTAATTAAGGATGGTTATCTTGGCGAGACATCGACAGAAGTCGCTACTGCACTCGAACAGATGGATGTCCGAGCCAAAAATATGTCAGGCTTAATTCTTGATTTGTTGCGTTTAGAACGATTGAAGGATACTTGTCTTGATACTGCGGTTTTTGAACCCGTTGAAATTCAAACTGTATTGCAAAAATGTATAGAAAAATTGACCCCTGTTGCCAACTCCAAACAGGTCGCTCTGAATCTTTCCGTAAAAAATTTCATATGCAACGTGATTCCGGATCAGCTGGGAATTTTGCTGGAAAATATCATTTCCAATGCAGTCACCTATTCACATGAAAACTCATGCGTCGAAATTACATCAGAAATCGACGAATTAAATCATAGCGCTCACATTACGATCACTGATCACGGCATAGGCATCGAAAGCAAAGACTTACCCAATATTTTCAATGAATATTTTTATTCACCACGCGCGGCCATGCACAATAAAGCGACCAGTGGCATAGGCTTATCGATTGTCAAAATTGCTGCTGAAAATAATAAACTAAAAATCAAAGTTGCCAGCGAACCTGGCACAGGAACGTCTTTTTCAATTATTTTCAATGACATTGAAATTCCCGCGGAACGTATCGCTGCTTTGCCCATCTAG
- a CDS encoding HAD family hydrolase, which translates to MNTTKKLQAVLFDVDGTLADTEQDGHRIAFNAAFKQYDLDWNWDVDLYGDLLQVTGGKERIRHYIEKYVPALLDKSDLAEWIAGLHKTKTKYFESLMEAGNIPLRPGVARLIRELRHEKVKLAIATTTTMENVTALLKSTLGEESIGWFDIIGAGDIVPSKKPAPDIYHWVLTQLSLPAHQCIAIEDSENGLKSALAASLPTLITVSGYTRSQNFSGATAVVSDLGEPTQPFKLISGSNPENGWINYQVLNKLVSHAA; encoded by the coding sequence ATGAATACCACTAAAAAACTTCAAGCGGTACTTTTTGATGTGGACGGCACACTCGCCGATACCGAACAAGATGGTCATCGCATCGCATTTAATGCTGCATTCAAGCAATATGATCTCGATTGGAACTGGGATGTCGACCTTTACGGGGATCTTTTGCAGGTTACCGGCGGAAAAGAGCGAATTCGTCACTATATCGAGAAATATGTTCCCGCGCTTCTCGATAAAAGTGATTTGGCCGAATGGATTGCAGGTTTGCACAAAACCAAAACCAAGTATTTCGAATCGCTGATGGAAGCTGGAAATATCCCGTTGCGGCCCGGGGTGGCAAGATTAATCCGCGAATTGCGGCATGAAAAGGTAAAACTGGCTATCGCAACGACAACCACGATGGAAAATGTCACCGCCTTACTTAAGTCGACTTTAGGCGAAGAATCCATCGGCTGGTTCGATATTATTGGCGCGGGTGACATTGTTCCTTCAAAAAAGCCGGCGCCGGATATTTATCATTGGGTACTCACTCAATTGAGTTTGCCTGCACACCAATGCATCGCGATAGAAGATTCCGAAAATGGATTGAAATCGGCATTGGCGGCAAGCCTTCCCACACTCATTACTGTCAGCGGCTATACCCGTTCGCAAAACTTTAGCGGCGCAACTGCAGTCGTATCAGACCTGGGAGAACCAACCCAACCATTCAAACTAATCTCAGGCAGCAATCCAGAAAATGGATGGATTAACTACCAAGTGCTCAATAAATTGGTCTCTCATGCGGCGTAA